In Streptomyces sclerotialus, one genomic interval encodes:
- a CDS encoding Gfo/Idh/MocA family oxidoreductase: MSSPSVSTGTALPGSPLRVGLIGYGLAGSVFHAPMIAATEGLVLDTVSTSSPDRQAQARAEHPQVRTVGTPDEVLARAGELDLIVLASPNKTHVPLATAALEAGLPVVVDKPLAATAAEAEQLAALAEERGLLLSVFQNRRWDNDFLTLRKLVEDGALGEVWRFESRFERWRPKPKGGWRESGDPAEIGGLLYDLGSHVADQALTLFGPAVSVYAESDVRRAGAEADDDTFLAITHRSGVRSHLWVSATTAQLGPRFRVLGSEAGYVKYGLDPQEAALREGQRPGGETAWGVEPESSWGRLGAGESPQTGGGEPVPTLPGDYPAYYAAVAEALRTGGEPPVTALEAAAALRVLEAAKRSAAEGRTVRIEAAR; the protein is encoded by the coding sequence ATGAGCAGCCCGAGCGTCTCCACCGGTACCGCACTCCCCGGCAGCCCCCTGCGCGTCGGCCTGATCGGTTACGGCCTGGCCGGCTCCGTCTTCCACGCCCCGATGATCGCCGCGACCGAGGGCCTGGTCCTCGACACGGTCTCCACCTCCAGCCCCGACCGGCAGGCGCAGGCCCGCGCCGAGCACCCGCAGGTGCGTACGGTCGGCACCCCGGACGAGGTGCTGGCCCGCGCCGGCGAGCTGGACCTGATCGTCCTCGCCTCGCCGAACAAGACCCACGTCCCGCTCGCCACCGCAGCGCTGGAGGCGGGCCTCCCGGTCGTCGTCGACAAGCCGCTCGCCGCGACCGCGGCCGAGGCCGAGCAGCTCGCCGCCCTGGCGGAGGAGCGCGGCCTGCTCCTCTCCGTCTTCCAGAACCGCCGCTGGGACAACGACTTCCTGACCCTGCGCAAGCTGGTCGAGGACGGCGCGCTCGGCGAAGTGTGGCGCTTCGAGTCGCGGTTCGAGCGCTGGCGGCCGAAGCCCAAGGGCGGCTGGCGCGAGTCCGGCGACCCGGCCGAGATCGGCGGGCTGCTGTACGACCTGGGCAGCCACGTCGCCGACCAGGCCCTCACCCTCTTCGGCCCGGCCGTCTCGGTGTACGCGGAGTCCGACGTGCGCCGGGCGGGCGCCGAGGCCGACGACGACACCTTCCTCGCGATCACGCACCGGAGCGGCGTCCGCTCCCACCTGTGGGTGAGCGCGACCACGGCCCAGCTCGGCCCGCGCTTCCGGGTGCTCGGCAGCGAGGCCGGTTATGTGAAGTACGGCCTGGACCCGCAGGAGGCGGCGCTGCGCGAGGGCCAGCGGCCCGGCGGCGAGACCGCGTGGGGCGTGGAGCCGGAGTCCTCCTGGGGCCGGCTCGGTGCCGGGGAGTCCCCGCAGACCGGTGGCGGCGAGCCCGTCCCCACCCTGCCGGGCGACTACCCCGCGTACTACGCCGCGGTCGCCGAGGCGCTGCGTACCGGCGGCGAGCCCCCGGTCACCGCTCTGGAGGCCGCCGCGGCCCTGCGCGTCCTGGAGGCCGCCAAGCGCTCGGCCGCCGAGGGCCGCACCGTCCGGATCGAGGCCGCCCGATGA
- a CDS encoding heme-degrading domain-containing protein, with product MTAADDIATLEEHERRLVFDRFGNDDAWALGTLLVDLARERNAAVTISIRRGAQRLFHCALPGTSADNDAWLDRKCRVVERYGEASFLVGARFRAKGRTFEESSRLDPDRYAAHGGAFPVRLRGTGVVGAVAVSGLAQADDHALVVEALERFLRPA from the coding sequence ATGACCGCCGCCGACGACATCGCCACCCTGGAGGAGCACGAACGCCGCCTGGTGTTCGACCGCTTCGGCAACGACGACGCCTGGGCCCTCGGCACCCTCCTCGTCGACCTGGCCCGCGAGCGGAACGCCGCCGTCACCATCAGCATCCGCCGCGGCGCCCAGCGCCTCTTCCACTGCGCACTGCCCGGCACCAGCGCCGACAACGACGCCTGGCTGGACCGCAAGTGCCGGGTCGTGGAGCGGTACGGCGAGGCGTCCTTCCTGGTCGGTGCCCGCTTCCGGGCCAAGGGCCGGACCTTCGAGGAGTCCTCCCGGCTGGACCCCGACCGCTACGCGGCCCACGGCGGGGCCTTCCCCGTCCGCCTCCGCGGCACCGGCGTCGTCGGCGCCGTGGCCGTCTCCGGCCTCGCGCAGGCCGACGACCACGCCCTCGTCGTCGAGGCGTTGGAGCGATTCCTGCGGCCCGCCTGA
- a CDS encoding DUF3048 domain-containing protein, with the protein MARTGGAGWTGSSRRTVLAAGLAAGLTPLVAGCEAGGAGRSPFTGEDGAGDKVLAVKIDNVSAARPQTGLEHADILYTEQVEAGLSRILAVFAAHLPDRVGPVRSARESDLELLRQFGHPALAYSGAQAKLRPTLDSAPIVPLPPGKAPDAYVRSQDRAAPHNLYLRPARALEAAPDASAPADIGFRFGSAPSGGTRTSRQDVRYPAARFAFTWSEPRNRWLVSMDGTPFRTTGAGRLDVATVIVQYVTVRSSRLHDKWGSVTPYTETVGSGDALVLRDGKKYEARWSRPAADGGTTFTTSDGNRLDFAKGPVWVALTPKK; encoded by the coding sequence ATGGCGCGTACGGGCGGGGCGGGCTGGACCGGATCATCACGGCGCACCGTGCTGGCGGCGGGCCTCGCCGCGGGGCTGACGCCGCTGGTGGCCGGCTGCGAGGCGGGGGGCGCCGGGCGGTCGCCGTTCACCGGCGAGGACGGCGCGGGCGACAAGGTACTGGCCGTGAAGATCGACAACGTCTCCGCAGCGCGGCCGCAGACCGGCCTGGAGCACGCCGACATCCTCTACACCGAGCAGGTGGAGGCGGGCCTCAGCCGGATACTGGCCGTCTTCGCCGCCCACCTCCCCGACCGCGTCGGGCCGGTCCGCAGCGCCCGCGAGTCCGACCTCGAACTGCTCCGCCAGTTCGGCCACCCGGCGCTGGCCTACTCCGGCGCCCAGGCCAAGCTCCGCCCCACCCTGGACTCGGCCCCGATCGTCCCGCTGCCGCCGGGCAAGGCACCCGACGCGTACGTCCGCAGCCAGGACCGCGCCGCGCCGCACAACCTGTACCTGCGCCCGGCCCGCGCCCTGGAGGCCGCGCCCGACGCCTCGGCCCCCGCAGACATCGGCTTCCGCTTCGGCTCAGCGCCCTCGGGCGGCACCCGGACCTCCCGCCAGGACGTCCGCTACCCCGCTGCCCGCTTCGCCTTCACCTGGTCCGAACCCCGGAACCGCTGGCTGGTCTCGATGGACGGCACGCCCTTCCGCACCACGGGCGCCGGCCGGCTGGACGTCGCCACGGTGATCGTCCAGTACGTCACCGTCCGCTCCTCCCGCCTGCACGACAAGTGGGGCAGCGTCACCCCGTACACGGAAACCGTGGGCTCGGGCGACGCCCTCGTCCTCCGCGACGGCAAGAAGTACGAGGCCCGGTGGTCCCGCCCGGCAGCGGACGGCGGCACCACCTTCACCACCTCCGACGGCAATCGCCTCGACTTCGCCAAGGGACCGGTCTGGGTGGCCCTGACCCCGAAGAAGTGA
- a CDS encoding fumarylacetoacetate hydrolase family protein: MKLLRVGPVGAERPALLDETGTLRDLSELVPDIDGTLLADATALTRIREAAAAGGLPALDPAGLRTGAPLAHIGKVVCIGLNYHDHARETGAPIPDEPIVFMKAPDTVVGPDDTVLVPRGSEKTDWEVELAVVIGRTARYLETDEQARAAVAGYTIAHDVSERAFQIERGGQWDKGKNCETFNPLGPWLVTADEVADPQALGVRLWVNGELKQDGTTAEQIFPVAEVVRYLSHFMTLYPGDVINTGTPAGVAMGHPEPKPYLRAGDVVELEIDGLGRQRQELKDA; the protein is encoded by the coding sequence ATGAAGCTGCTGCGTGTCGGACCGGTGGGGGCGGAACGCCCGGCGCTGCTCGACGAGACAGGAACCCTGCGTGACCTGTCCGAACTGGTGCCGGACATCGACGGAACGCTGCTCGCGGACGCGACGGCGCTGACCCGGATACGGGAGGCGGCCGCGGCCGGCGGGCTGCCCGCACTGGACCCCGCCGGGCTCCGTACGGGTGCGCCGCTCGCGCACATCGGCAAGGTCGTGTGCATCGGGCTGAACTATCACGACCACGCCCGGGAGACCGGCGCGCCCATCCCGGACGAGCCGATCGTCTTCATGAAGGCCCCGGACACCGTCGTCGGCCCCGACGACACCGTGCTCGTCCCCCGCGGCAGCGAGAAGACCGACTGGGAGGTCGAACTGGCCGTCGTCATCGGCCGTACGGCCCGCTACCTGGAGACCGACGAGCAGGCGCGCGCGGCCGTCGCGGGCTACACCATCGCCCACGACGTCTCCGAACGCGCCTTCCAGATCGAGCGCGGCGGCCAGTGGGACAAGGGCAAGAACTGCGAGACGTTCAACCCGCTGGGCCCCTGGCTGGTCACCGCCGACGAGGTCGCCGACCCGCAGGCCCTCGGCGTACGCCTCTGGGTCAACGGTGAGCTGAAGCAGGACGGCACCACCGCCGAGCAGATCTTCCCGGTCGCCGAAGTCGTCCGCTACCTCAGCCACTTCATGACCCTCTACCCCGGCGACGTCATCAACACCGGCACCCCGGCCGGCGTCGCCATGGGCCACCCCGAGCCCAAGCCGTACCTCCGCGCCGGCGACGTCGTCGAGCTGGAGATCGACGGCCTGGGCCGGCAGCGGCAGGAGCTGAAGGACGCCTGA